tgaaataattggcATTTACCTGTTTTCTgaattagagaaaaaaaaaagagaaaaaattattaaataatacaacagaataaacaaagtatagtaaattgaaaaatctaaattaggtagcttttttaaattctaaaagtatttacaacatctcaattttaatgaattcgttGCACCAAATGTATGAAGACTTTGCAAGTATCAGTGATTGAATTTGAAGTTCCTCGGAGACTTTACATTGTCTGattcaactttgctttaattaaatgcctacacattgtgcactcttaagttagtcgatcGAACTCTATAGTAACTAGGCaatgacaaaatatatttgaatatacatgtacatacatgatgatcagctacatataatacacaataaatagGCCCACTAAATTCTACGGTGTGTAtatgattgaaaaataaataaaattctaaactaattttatttattacaagAAGAGAAATTGGtgcattggtaattaaaaaaaaattatgaataatttgtatagtctagTAACTTTAACAATCGCATCAatagtaatttttgaaaataatggagcaagaagaacaacaagtgatttaaataaaaagaatttgggagattttggattacttaacagatcaagaggtatttttaaaagtttgctgattGTAGCGATAAATTTGGCCCAATAGTATAgcggtaggggtaaatttggcccgatagtataacAGAGGTTAAATATAGCGGTAGGGGTAAATTTAGCCCGATAGTATAACAGAGGTTAAATATAGACAATAtatgaaagtagaggggtatatttggcccttttctcTTGATTTTATTGTGGACATATAGCCTACTAGAAGTTGCTTATTCTGTTAAGTAACTAAACAGCGTCACTCTGTAAAGCCATTGTATGTGAATGGTCCCAAGCGATGCATGTGCTTGGTCATGAATGCAGAAGAGCCGTTACCTACTCATTTTACTAAATTGAAAAGTTTCTTGTTTTTGCTAAACGTTTGTGGTATCTGTGGTTCAGGAAACGCCTGTTCAATATGATAAATGATCTGCCTACAATATATGAGGTTGTCACTGGAGCTGCCAAGAAGCAAGTAAAGGAGAGATCATCAGTCTCTAACCATAGCAGCACCAAATCCAAGTCAAACTCTAAAGTGGTACAACACTACCACTCTTCAACCCTCTCCCAAATAAAAATGTTGATTCTTTGATAACCCATTGCTATGCAGTATTCATAACAAAGATAGCAGTGGATAGTTTCTGACATAAGCCTTGGACTCTTGGAACGAGAACATTAAATAGTAAACTTGAAATTTAAGGTTGTGGCCTGAAGGTACTTATCCTAAATAAGGAAAAAAGATTTATTTTGGGGGGGGAAAGTATTGATCAAGAGATCAGCAACAGGAGTTGGGATTTGACCCCACAGATATGAAACAACTATTCCAACCCATCTCTATTTGCTTATATGTTTGTGAATTCCTTACGTCAGCATTAGGGACTTGTATTTTCTATGATGACTGATAACTCATATGCGTAGTAAGCAGTGCAAAGAGAACGATTATAGTGATTAGAACAATTTTGTCATGACAGATAATTAACATGAATGAAATGAACGAGACGAGAATCTGTGCATTTTTCGTGAAGTGGGGTCAATTAGAGCTCACCACAACTAGTTTGAGATTGATGTTGGTTGATAAGTGAATTCAGAAAAACAGAActgaatttgtgaattttgtattCAATGCAATTCATCCTAATGGGACAAatctagaaaaaaaaaatctattggAATAAAAGAAATTATAATACCTTGCTGGTCATCTAATTTAATTACCAAATTGGAACAACAATCAGGTGAATATCAAGAGGGCATACCACTGGCTCATCAGCTACGTTCTAGAAACCCCAAATCTGTAGTGATTTTTACTAGCCAACAGATTGGAATAATGATTCTGATGATTAATCAGTGACAAAACCATCTCTACCTGTTATATTATATGTTACATGGATACGGGTGTACATATTTGATACAGTTATGAATCTAAAAATTGAATTTGTCATAACCTAAATcctagatcttggaggatatgagTAGTAATACAAGTACGTTGTTGAGGTATGACTATTAAATTGTATTATAATGTATTATAACTCACCCTTGGTGACTTGACCAAGATCGGGGTGCATCCAACACACACCCAAATTGTGTTGGATCGACACGAGTGCAACGGGTGATTTTGAAGGATTTGCGTACCATGTGGTAACCAGCTATAGATTATGTAGTCCCGGAATTCTACACAAGCCTCTCAAGTTGATAAACGttgatttttctttctatttgaaGTATGGAGGCTTATTTGATGTACTACATCTAGTATCAAAAGGGCTTAGGTTTATATGTTGCTATGTGAGTTGTGACTTGTGGGAGTTAGCTGGGCTTCAGGTTTGGTGATGTAGTAGCAGTAAGTGAATAATGAAGTTATTTTGAGTTGTTATGAACTAATGGAGTGACATTTCTGGGTGTATGCTTATATGCCCGTTGTTTGAAGAGGTTGTGCCTTGTTAGAGGCAACGCGGAAATTTTCAACAGTTGAGCTGTGTTTGATACTGACCTACAGTTTTCAATTGATTCTAATGTCTTGTTTTCACAATTGTACTTAGCATTTCATGTTGCTGAATCTTCACAACTGAATTTGCTCTTCATTAATATTTTTTTGGTCAAGGTGCCTTATAAATTGAGGTTTGTGCCTACTTTCAGTTTGCTTTATATATTCTGTAAGTTCACTACTTTCTTATAGTCCTCATTTTTTGTTGCCATCACTTTATCTATCACTTCTTCACTGTATGCATCGGGGTTTTGTTTATCTTATTTGAAACTATACCATGTCTCCTACCATACATTTTCCAGATTATCATAGAGAAATCATTAAAAGCAATTCCATGAATTGAGTGTGTTTTCTTATGCTTGGTGTGGAACTTAACAATTAGGTGTATGAAAATAGTTTCATGTTGAAATCCAGGGTAAATACTCAAAGGTCGAAGTAAAAGATGAGGATGATGGATTAGATGAAGAGGAGGAAGAGCATGGCGATACCCTGTGTGGGGCATGTGGTGAGAACTATGCTTCAGATGAATTCTGGATTTGTTGTGACATATGCGAGAGGTGGTTCCATGGTAAGTGTGTGAAGATCACACCTGCGAAGGCTGAGCATATAAAGCAGTACAAATGCCCAACATGCAGCAACAAGAGGCCACGCCCTTGACATCCTGTTGAATTTGCTAAAGTTCCACCCTTGTATTTGTCTCCTGTAGGACACTGCCATCTTACGTAGATCAGCAGGGCATGTTCATTCAAAGTTCTCGTCCTTACTCTTTGTTTTTCTGGATAATCTACTAGTTAAAATTTGGACGTATAGGGATCTTGTAGGAAAGCATCTTCCTGTGATATATTCTAACTTGTAAAACTTAGCTGGAGTGTGGTTTCGCAGGTATAGTTTAGTTGAAGCATCTGCAGCCTGATGTTTAATTGAAAATTGTGCTGGTGTCAATCAATTGAATGATTCTATGAGCGTATGCTCTGCTTTCGTGGTTGCGGCTTGTGATCTAATTGACAAGGCATATAATAGGCAATTTAAACATAAGGAATGACGAATTACAAGCCCGATGCTTAAAACTGGAGGTCAATGAGTTCAGTGTGGGAACTGAAAGGTGCTTGTGTTCGTTCCTTAGCAGCTTTCTATATTAAGATCTGTATCTGCTAACTTCTCTCTTGTGGGGTATCACTACTTATTTAGATCCCTGAGACTTTTATGTATGCAGCAAGTCAGCAACTTCCTTCAAAGTTACCATTTAAAGGTTGTGCAATAAGTACCCCTAACCCCTTTATTCTACCTGTGTTCACCCACTTCGATTTCCCTATTATCTCAATCATGTCTTACACTACACCAGAAGAACGTCTTGAGCATCTTTTGTTTCCTAGTATGAgtttttagttgtttctttttttccttcCTCAAAAACATCCTTTCGCCAAACTTAACAAGACATTTTCTTATAGTTTTAGTGGTTGGAGAGTCTCAGATGAAAAGCTCAAAACAGATTGGTATTTCCTTAAAACAAAGATTTAGATTAAATTCAGATCAACCAGAAAAGTTTAATAGGAAATTTTGCCGTCGATGGCTCTTGACATAGAGAAATAAAGCACCCACATTTAATATCCAAAAAAGGGTACGCTTCATTTTGCAGTTCCTTGAGATACGGCCCTTCCCCGTACCTGGATGAATGCGATATGCTTTGTGTACCGAGATGCCCTTTTTAGGAACAAATTTTCTGCTATTGCAACAAACACAAGGCGTCACAAGAGTCTTTTTTTTCTGTAAGTGATGAAGAGGAAAACAATGTTCCCCATGACAACCACAACAACGAATTGCCAACATTGTACAAATCAAGCACATTTACAGAAGAGAATACTTCAAGAACAGAAGAGCACATCCCTTGACATGACATTGTCATTGCACAAAAATATACTGGTTCAGCACGATCACCCGTTCTTTGACCTTCAATATAAACTTGAAGCTGTATTGCCCAGTTTTTTCACCATAAATTCTGAAATTTCATTGCCCCCAGTTTGAACCACTACTTCAGTCTGATTGTTTCATTTGGCAATATAACATTTGGATTTCGGATATGTGGATTTAGTGCTGCTATTTCCTTCCATTTAGCGCCTGTACCATGAACCCTAGAAGATATACTCCATAGTGTATCACCAGGCTTCACTGTAGTTGTTGCTGATGAAGCAGCTGCCTTTGAAGATTTGTTAGCAGCCTTTGACTTCATTAATGGatgtttatttttctttcccATCCCATTAGCAAGCAACCAACGAGAGCCAGACTGTTCTTGAGTTGTGGAACCCCATAATTTCTTTTTACCTTGATCTGTCTTCAAACCTGCAACATGCACTTCGGTTATTTTGTACTGTGGTATTTGTTCAACCTCGGTGGTGATATTCTCTTCTTTGATATCCACATTCGGGTACTTCTTAGGaggctcatcatcatcatcatcatcttcattgTTGTTTCTAACTTCAGAAACTGTGCTGTATATCTTAGGTTTAGGTGGTACAAACACTCTCTCTACCTGAACAAGTGCGAGCATAGGTGTACCAACCGGCTCATAATTCCGTAAAGGATCACGGAGCTGCACCATTAGTGCCACTGTAAAGTTGTTTCCCAACAAACCACACTTCTTACCTTTTCCACGTCTCTTCTCTCCCTTCGACCTGCCCCGAAACATGTCTGTGCTGATAGCATGATGAGCTGCTAGCAGTTTAGAGGTTCGCTCGCTAATCACATCTTCATCATATATTTCTCCCGAGTCCAACCTCATCCATTCATCAAGTGTTAGAGATAAGCCCATAAGCCCATCAACTTCATCACCATTGTCTTTAATATCCAGAAGCTGCAATCCACCTGCCCCTTCCAAACCTACAGCTCCACCAAAATTGATCTTTTGTTCCTCAAAGGCTGGAAACTCACTGATGGATTGAGCGCTGATGTTTGAAGGTGCATCCTCATCTGACATGCCCGACTGTATTCTCAAACCCTCAATCGAAAGGGCTTCAATTTTATCCATTGCCAAAGGAGCAAGGTCTTCTAAGGATACATATTCAGCGTCCATATGAGTCCCAGTAGAACTTGATTCCAACTTACTTGGCATTGGTCCGTGCGATTTTCCCTTTTTACTCCGACCGCTGGCCATGTTTTGCCCAAACTCAAATTCATGATGCAATAGATCTTGTCTGCAAAACAATTTCAAACGAGATATAAGTAGGTGCATGTATATTTGCGGTACGCTAATTGCAATCCAACTCTACAAAAAATAATGTGAACAAAACGACAAACCTTTCAGGTCCTTCTAAACTCGGTGCATTTCCCCAGGCTATTTGTTCCATTGTCTTACCAGTTATATCTTCCAAAGGCATTAATTTACTTGCCTGCATGGAGAGCTTTTCCATTCCAATGGAGGCCAAATGCTGCAGTATGTCAATTATACCAGAACCCATTTCCGCAGGCACCACCACTGGACTGGATACCTGCATAATTAAATTCCCTCCACCCTTAGCATTCTTGAAAATTGCAGGATTCATTGACCTTAAAAATCCTCCATTTTCAGTCTGTACCAAGGGTCCCAAGCCTTCTCCAAGAGGAGGTAATTGGTAAGGGTCTTCAGGAGGCATATGAATTGGGCTGCCAAAACCACTTGAACTTTTGGGAGAAGAATATTGAAACGACTTCTCGTTCAAGCCCCATTCACGCATCAAAGCCTCCGTCTCCAAGTCCTCCAATGTGGAAGCCCTTGTTTTGTTACTCATTGCCTCAATTTCTATCTTGGGCATCTCCTCATATGACGGTTCGGCAGATGAATAACCAAATTCCTCGGAGATGCTCGTCCATTGAGATCCACTTGGAGCATCAGAAGCAATTTCTTCAATGCCCATATCAAGGTTAAACAAAGAACAGCCACTAGCCAGAGTGTCCTTCTCAAATTGCCTCAATAATAGTTCTCTTGGGGAATCAGGCTCGCTCTCGGAACTTGGGCCAAATGGACTATGCTCAATCCCTAGCATATCCAGGAAATCACTAGCCACGGATTCAGTAACGTAATCCATGCTGAGGGATTTTCCCTTCCTAACCTCTCTATAATTCGCTTTAGCATCCAAGTAACTATCATGATTTATAACTTCATTGTCATGTTCTTGAGAATCTAATCCCTCGTTTGCTAAGTCAGAGACATTGTATAATGCAGACACCAATTCTTTCATAATTAATTCTTCTGTCTCAAAATTGCTGGCATTCACCGGAAGTAGGTCATTTGCACTGTCAAGACCCTTGTCCAATAGTTCAGGTTGTGCCTCCTCTTCAATGGGCATCTTCACAGTACTAGCAGGTACATGCCTCTCCAACACAGGGTAATCAATAGTTTTCACAGAATCATCTTCTTtttgctccagttccttcaaGGGCAGTTCTATGCCTTGCTCAATCACAGAAAACTCACACTCGTTTTCAACACTTCCCTTCCCAGGTTCTGATAGCAAGGATAGTTCTGGCTTGAGGCTCTCAACAGCATTAGAGGAAACATCAATATCTGAAACTTCAAGCTTCTCTTCCTTGAGCTTCTGATACAGAACTTCTACTGATTTGGAGAGGTCAGAACTACGCATTGGTAAAACCTCATGAAGATCTTTTACTTCTTCTGCGTACTGCTGTGAAGTAGAAGACCGGGGAGGAAGGCTTCCAGCTCGCCTTATTATGCTCAGCTCATCACTTTGCTCAGATTGTGCAAGAAGTTTTGCAGCACTTGAACTGCTCTGCTTCAAGTTTCGAACGTCCCTATTGCTCGGAAGCATGGCAGAAGTGTTCCCATTCCCAACTATGTGATACCCAAAACTAACATTCATGGTTGCACCTTTAGCCTTACCTGACAACCGGTAACTAGTTGTCCACTTACCCGAGCTCTTCTCATCCTCCAATTCTTCTAATGTAAGAGGAAGCAACCTGGTAAGGTCAACCCGATGCTTCCCCAAGTCAAGTTCAGGCGTGCCATAAACTGCAGCATACAACAAGCAATGTTTTGCCTCATACTTTGCTGAATGATGGGGACCATTCCTACTGCCATATATAGAACACGTATAACTCAACTGTTCCTCAAATTCAGCTATACCTTCACAAACCACAACCGGATATGTCATCAACTCACCATCTCGCCTCCTCCAATGgacgacaaggctaaggtcatcaAAAAATGGCGGCAGCCCTTCAATGCAATGGACTTGAAGCGAAAAACCGCAATTGAACCTTCGGTTTTTAACATGAGTTAAGGACTTTAAGCTCTTCCAACTCCATATGGACTTCTTATTACTATCCTTGTCTAACAAATCTCTACCATTATTGTCTTTGCTCTTCGATTTGGGGTCGGGTAAACGGGCTTTCCCAACAGACTTAGAACGACTACTAGCTGTAGACATCAAAATCCGAGGCTGGGTTTTATCCAAATATAGGGCTTTACTTATAGCTTCAATATCATTCAACAACTTCCCATTTCCAGTCTTCTCACCAATTTTCTTCCTAGAATCCATTCTTGATAACATTCTTCTCCAAAAAAAACtacaaaactaacaaaatttaaACATTAcacaaaatccaaaataaaatcgTGAGAATACAACTTATAATTTGCTAATACAatgtaataaattaaaaaatcaaaacaaatagcTCCATGCTTAAGCAAGATTAGCCTTTTCAGGGGTTTAGCTGAAAAAATTGTACATTTAGGCAGATTTTttttactacaaaaaaaaaaacccagATCAGTTTATCAGGTTTAATTGCCTCTGAATCAAAATCTTAGGCTCTAGATTCATTTTTCAtgtataaattaaaatttaaaaaaaatcaaagtaGAAAAACTTGGTCAAAGAAATTGAGTAAGAAGAAAAAGACTGAAATTCTTACAAGAGGAGTAAGCGATGTTTACGGAGAGTCTTCGACACTTTGATTGTCAAGAGAACTTCAGGTTTCTCTCTCTAATCTTCTCTCTCTATGTTTTGGCGTGACGATGTTTCATTCGAAGTTTcaaattataaattataaattataaattattataGGAAATGGAGAGTATTTGTCACACTCACTCCTCTTCTTCTTATATTTGCACTACGTATACtatgtttttggctattttgtattTAGTCCCTTATGTTATACACACTGACACTGTTGCTCAAATTGTAGTCCTTGGGTTTGCTAAGCTTCGTGAGAATAATCTTTTTAGTATTGTCCTAACATATGAATGTATAATTTGTATGTACTTTAAGTAACACACATGTAATTTATAAGAGCTATCTTAGTATAAGACTCTTaatatcaaaatttaaattttaacgCAAGTACTTCTCTATTTTGAGAGATAAAAAAGCACCTTTCCTTTTTCACCTTTAAATACTTTTGGTTTTTCTCCATTGGTGAATCTTTTTCTTTATCAAATCATAAAGCCTTCTTTGTGTCGCCTTCAATATGacatatcactattttgtataaGAGATTGACATAGGGGTGTGCATAGTTTAGGCAAACCCGAAATTCAAATCGAAATtcgatttttttgaatttttgaattaCAGATTagattttggatttaattttaaaaaattttggATATTGGATTTCGTACTTCGAATTTTTGGatatccgaaaatccgaaattcttataattttatatttagtacattattcatatgtcaatagtaataagttcaataccctacccattagatattatctcatatattcaatattaattgCTAAGTTACTGTAAGAATACTTTCTATTTGGACATGATTTtactatttctacttcttatcgATCGTATTAATTTctctattatattttttttgacaataatttcattacttgaatacttCATTTGAATGATTGTGGCGAGAATGAGGAATTTTTCACACAATGTAACATGAGTATTTCATTTGgatattcatttttgtaaaaagaagaaatatcTCAACTTATAAGTTCAAAACCGAAAATTCAAAATATCCAAACCGATTAATGTGAAACTAAACTTAAAAAATTCGATCCAATCCGAacttatttggattggatttggaTTGTCATTTCTTCAACCGAAAATCTAGGTCTTTCGAGTCTTTCAAGTACTGGCGAAGCTTTAATTGAAGACCTTTCAGTGCCCTTTCGTTTGGTCCCCTGGGTACCTTCTCCGCACTTACAGGTAAGCATTTCAAGTAGATAAGATCATAAAAGAACAGGTCGAGATGCGACGTCGATCACATCGGGTGGGGCCATTCTCCCAGAGCAGAGCTTGAAGCAAGGGTCAGAACTTTAGGCGGGGGCCTCTGTCGATAGAGCTAAAGCAGTCATTCATTAATCCACCCTCGATCGAAAATGCAAACCGAAATTTTCATATGCAATCCGAAGTTCACCCATAGATTTGCCATTACTTTATATAAATTATCTTGTGATGAAAATTGTGAAGAAATCAAGAGACAAAAGTGAAAATGTACTTCATATAAAATTTACTTTAGAAAAGTGACAAGGTACTTCATATAAATTtacttttctcaattttccacGAAAATGAGGATAAATTAAATGAGTAATGTTACTTCTAACTATGATTACTGAATATTCAGCTTTTCATGATGTAATCATTATATGTATGCAGGCTCTATGTTTGCAAGATATTTTATTACCCCAAATTCTGCTTCATGACAAAGAGCATGTAAATTATACggataatacataattattatCTCTATAAAATTGTTTCACCTTATCAGTTGAATAGTTATACTTTTGGGAAGTCTTGTGACCCCCTTAACAACTTCAAACTAGGGAGTATTAACTACCCCTTTTAATCCCACGTGGCAGGTAGAGTGTATACAAGAGAGTGAGGggataaaaaaaagtaaaattttaattttttgcaaGATTTTTTGTtaaatgtatttttttatttttctcttttgttttactttTCCTCATTGTTTCAAACAAAAAAAGCTTGAGAAGCTTCAATTAGATTGGGATCAATTTAGGAAATTATGTTAAATTTAGGAGGCATAATGTGAATTAAGGCAAAATATCGAATTTGTCTTTCTCCAAAATGCTTTAGTGGTTGGCGAAAAAGCTTGTGCGGCTTACCTGTCCACCCTCTTATTGCTAGTTTGTCGCTAATGTTTCATTAAATGATGGTATAATCCACATTAGAGAGCAATTGAACACATTGTGCTTCAGAGGCTTacataacaaaacaaaaaaactgTAATCCCTTCTTCCACCTTATCAATTTTGTATGGCGATATTTAATTGGAGAccaaagtttaaaatattaaatttgtCTCATAAAATACTAAATTAATAGTTAAAAAGTTACTTACTTTCATTAAGAAAATAtcacataaaataataaaaagcacctaaactaataaatatttgaaaactGTGTAGAATAATACTAAGAaactacattttttttaaaataatattgaaCTAAGACAGACTGATATACGATGATGGATTCAAATAGTCGACTCTAATTTACTTGAGATTGAGATATACTCATTgtttttattatgttatttttaaaatcataccACGTACTttttgatgttccaaaataaaaAGTGTACGCCAGTATGGTATAAAAGTTACTATTTCAAATAATGTATTAAAAAACTTATGGTTGACCAATATTATCAATGCTGCTCTTTGCTGTGCAGCTTCTGTAAAGCCTCCTATTTTTAAAATGATTCCATAAGTCTTGGATTATACTCATTCGTTAGTAATCACATGGTAAGATTGATTTTTAACTCCTCGGTTGATATAAGTGCTTAGATAGAAGATGATATGGAATTAAGTTGTGTAAATACAAATATTATGCAATGCAAGATTTTAGTGAAATAGAATTAATGGGCTGATGTGCATATGCCAAATAGGATggatattaattaattaattaaactgATGGGCCAATCCGTTCTTTTTGGATATCTCACGTTGCAAAGCCCTAAGAAGGACAAAAAGAAATAAACGAAGGGTATAAGTGGCTGCGAAaggaggaaaaaagaaaaagactacATCAGGGATTATTGGGGTTTGACGACGGCTGCGACACTCCTGGGAACTTTACGTAACTCTgtcacattttaaaaaaaatataactctTAGCATGAAACCCAATATTACAGTTATagcaaaaaaatatttatatttgtatcaCACAGTTTCATTAAAAtaggaatattaattattaattcgtaaacataagcaatttgaatgaaaagTCAATAATTCCTTGTACAAAAACCATActtttttctctttatctattagctttccttctttttctttatcttcttaattttattttctgccgaagcaaatatattttctaaatttattctatttgtttttttaattatctttcttaagtttttctcttccttctttcttcctttcgtaaaataaagatcttacttcgataataatatatgttaatatatacaaaacgtatatataaaaaaatatacattgaattaacacatataaaatatacaaaaaatatacattaaaaatacatcctcaattaagatgacacttagacatgtgaaatatacataaaaataaatatcttaaatttaattaagatggcatataaatatacaaaaaaatatacataaaaaatacattCTAAATTAAAATGGTacttgacatataaaatatatttaaaatatacattaaaaatacatcttaaaataagatggcacttcacaaataaatatacaaaaattatatatataaaaatatattttgaattaaagtgataattaatatacaaagtataaaagacgTATAAATCAATACATATTGAATTTAGGTGGCATTCACATATGCATCAGATTTTCAAAAGTtaagtgaagaagatgaatgttgGAAAGGGAGAATGAAGATGGACAAAAAAAGTACTTCCTGTGATTAGTGAGTCAGTTAACTTATTAAATATTGagcttaatttttataatatgctaataaaaaaaataaaagtactctttatgaaataaacaataaatgattctattttgttttaaataatagttaaaaaaTTATCAAGCATGTAAAAAACTCAATCTTGATTGAAGTTGCTTTTGGATCAATTGTATATCCCATTTTAATAGAGACAAACGGTGAAACACTAGAGCTGATAatgtttgtgtcacgacccaaaaccacgtGACCGGCACCCGGCATACTATCCGAGCCGAGCGAACCAAACCATGTAatgcacccaaatcatatgcatgaaaacaAATTTAACTGCGGAAGAtccttgaaaatcatatacattttcaagttaaatgataaaatattttccaattcaaaatcacacatgacgcctttcatgataataacaataagactaagtaaaataaatatactttcatgtatgtcgtgtacaaccccgttactacaacctttcacaactatctatggagcctctataccaaagaatagaaccaacgattggagtaattccaacaaaataaaacaaTGAAGAACATGATAGTTACCACAAAATAAAAGTGGTGCTTTATAATACCtcggaaagagagtcatcctagcctgACCGCATGCCACGTATCATGCATCATCCTGAAACATGTAAGCAGACCCCTAAGagctgagtacaccacatcggtactcaataagtgtcatagactctctctaactcaagttcttgggacaaactttataaaaaaataatgcaccaatatttgatataaaataataaaaaattttacCAATTCACgacccttgttattttaaataacaaccaagtgaaatataacccacaatataaacttttaaaacatttacgtcaatccaagattttggataaaatcatacaaaatcattccaTTTGCTTTAAGTCATCGAAATCACTTCCGgttccttaggcctaaacataagaaaatcatcct
The sequence above is drawn from the Nicotiana tabacum cultivar K326 chromosome 13, ASM71507v2, whole genome shotgun sequence genome and encodes:
- the LOC107800878 gene encoding PHD finger protein ALFIN-LIKE 5; this encodes MEGGAQYNPRTVEEVFRDLKGRRTGLIKALTADVEEFYQQCDPEKENLCLYGFPSEQWEVNLPAEEVPPELPEPALGINFARDGMQEKDWLALVAVHSDAWLLSVAFYFGARFGFDKADRKRLFNMINDLPTIYEVVTGAAKKQVKERSSVSNHSSTKSKSNSKVGKYSKVEVKDEDDGLDEEEEEHGDTLCGACGENYASDEFWICCDICERWFHGKCVKITPAKAEHIKQYKCPTCSNKRPRP
- the LOC107800877 gene encoding protein PLASTID MOVEMENT IMPAIRED 1-RELATED 1 — encoded protein: MLSRMDSRKKIGEKTGNGKLLNDIEAISKALYLDKTQPRILMSTASSRSKSVGKARLPDPKSKSKDNNGRDLLDKDSNKKSIWSWKSLKSLTHVKNRRFNCGFSLQVHCIEGLPPFFDDLSLVVHWRRRDGELMTYPVVVCEGIAEFEEQLSYTCSIYGSRNGPHHSAKYEAKHCLLYAAVYGTPELDLGKHRVDLTRLLPLTLEELEDEKSSGKWTTSYRLSGKAKGATMNVSFGYHIVGNGNTSAMLPSNRDVRNLKQSSSSAAKLLAQSEQSDELSIIRRAGSLPPRSSTSQQYAEEVKDLHEVLPMRSSDLSKSVEVLYQKLKEEKLEVSDIDVSSNAVESLKPELSLLSEPGKGSVENECEFSVIEQGIELPLKELEQKEDDSVKTIDYPVLERHVPASTVKMPIEEEAQPELLDKGLDSANDLLPVNASNFETEELIMKELVSALYNVSDLANEGLDSQEHDNEVINHDSYLDAKANYREVRKGKSLSMDYVTESVASDFLDMLGIEHSPFGPSSESEPDSPRELLLRQFEKDTLASGCSLFNLDMGIEEIASDAPSGSQWTSISEEFGYSSAEPSYEEMPKIEIEAMSNKTRASTLEDLETEALMREWGLNEKSFQYSSPKSSSGFGSPIHMPPEDPYQLPPLGEGLGPLVQTENGGFLRSMNPAIFKNAKGGGNLIMQVSSPVVVPAEMGSGIIDILQHLASIGMEKLSMQASKLMPLEDITGKTMEQIAWGNAPSLEGPERQDLLHHEFEFGQNMASGRSKKGKSHGPMPSKLESSSTGTHMDAEYVSLEDLAPLAMDKIEALSIEGLRIQSGMSDEDAPSNISAQSISEFPAFEEQKINFGGAVGLEGAGGLQLLDIKDNGDEVDGLMGLSLTLDEWMRLDSGEIYDEDVISERTSKLLAAHHAISTDMFRGRSKGEKRRGKGKKCGLLGNNFTVALMVQLRDPLRNYEPVGTPMLALVQVERVFVPPKPKIYSTVSEVRNNNEDDDDDDEPPKKYPNVDIKEENITTEVEQIPQYKITEVHVAGLKTDQGKKKLWGSTTQEQSGSRWLLANGMGKKNKHPLMKSKAANKSSKAAASSATTTVKPGDTLWSISSRVHGTGAKWKEIAALNPHIRNPNVILPNETIRLK